In Candidatus Acetothermia bacterium, a genomic segment contains:
- a CDS encoding NAD-dependent epimerase/dehydratase family protein codes for MKALVTGGTGFIGANVVRVLLDRGYQVRALVRPNSDRRNLAGLPVELVEGDVRDIGSVRTAVAGCKLVFHAAALYSFWVRPRRLIYQINVDGTRNVLQAALEAAVERVVYTSSVAALGLRGDRRPADEETPVDPRTIASDYKRSKYLAEQVALAFARERGLPVVIVNPSFPVGPYDVKPTPTGQVVRDSLRRRMPAYMDTGMNVVAVEDVAVGHVLAAERGRVGERYILGGENLTMRELLQLLAEITGLPAPRVRLPYHPVLALSYLNAGICALTGGVPRMTPDTIRMSRHHMFFDPGKAVRELGFPQTPAREALRQAVDWFRAVDGLDLARMKG; via the coding sequence ATGAAGGCGTTGGTGACCGGAGGGACCGGGTTCATCGGGGCGAACGTGGTCCGGGTGCTGTTGGACCGAGGGTACCAGGTCCGGGCCCTCGTCCGCCCCAACTCCGACCGGCGGAACCTGGCCGGGCTTCCGGTGGAGCTGGTGGAGGGCGACGTCCGCGACATCGGTTCGGTGCGAACGGCCGTCGCCGGCTGCAAGCTCGTGTTCCACGCCGCCGCCCTGTACTCGTTCTGGGTCCGCCCACGCCGGCTCATCTACCAGATCAACGTGGACGGGACGCGGAACGTCCTCCAGGCGGCGTTGGAAGCGGCGGTGGAGCGGGTGGTGTACACGAGCTCGGTGGCTGCCCTCGGCCTGCGCGGGGACCGCCGGCCGGCGGACGAGGAGACGCCGGTGGACCCGCGGACGATCGCGAGCGACTACAAGCGCAGCAAGTACCTGGCCGAGCAGGTGGCGCTCGCGTTCGCCCGCGAGCGAGGATTGCCGGTGGTGATCGTCAACCCTAGCTTCCCCGTGGGCCCGTACGACGTCAAGCCTACCCCCACCGGGCAGGTGGTCCGCGATTCTCTGCGCCGGCGAATGCCGGCCTACATGGACACGGGGATGAACGTGGTGGCGGTGGAGGATGTGGCGGTCGGGCACGTGCTCGCCGCGGAGCGGGGGAGGGTCGGGGAGCGGTACATCCTGGGCGGGGAGAACTTGACGATGCGGGAACTGCTGCAGCTTCTCGCGGAGATCACCGGCCTTCCCGCGCCGCGGGTCCGGCTCCCATACCACCCGGTGTTGGCGTTGTCCTACCTGAACGCCGGGATCTGCGCCCTGACCGGGGGCGTCCCCCGGATGACCCCGGACACGATCCGCATGTCCCGCCACCACATGTTCTTCGATCCGGGGAAGGCGGTGCGGGAGCTGGGCTTCCCTCAAACCCCGGCCCGGGAGGCCCTGCGCCAGGCCGTGGACTGGTTTCGCGCCGTGGATGGCCTTGACCTCGCCCGGATGAAGGGCTGA
- the rimI gene encoding ribosomal protein S18-alanine N-acetyltransferase — MRIRRASTEDLGRILAIEAVSFPDPWPEEFFCPYFDDVDSIVLVSEAEEVLGFLIAVVEDDPQGNPVVHIHDLAVDPAHRRRGVATALLDELIRIAREQGIRTLRLEVRFDNPEARAFYRRHGFRETGCAPLYYEDGGDAWLMERDLSASQPR, encoded by the coding sequence ATGCGGATCCGTCGGGCGAGCACGGAGGACCTGGGGCGAATCTTGGCCATCGAGGCGGTGAGCTTCCCCGATCCATGGCCAGAGGAGTTCTTTTGCCCGTACTTCGACGATGTGGACAGCATCGTTCTCGTGAGCGAGGCGGAAGAGGTTCTGGGGTTTCTCATCGCCGTGGTCGAGGATGATCCGCAGGGAAACCCGGTGGTTCACATCCACGACCTCGCGGTGGACCCGGCCCACCGTCGGAGGGGCGTCGCCACCGCCCTCCTCGACGAGCTCATCCGGATCGCCCGAGAACAGGGGATCAGGACCCTGCGCCTGGAGGTGAGGTTCGACAACCCGGAGGCGCGCGCGTTCTACCGGCGTCACGGGTTTCGCGAGACCGGCTGCGCCCCCTTGTACTACGAGGACGGCGGGGACGCGTGGTTGATGGAACGGGACCTCTCCGCTTCCCAGCCGCGGTAA
- a CDS encoding TRAP transporter TatT component family protein: MCGSALVAHAAREPMALVAEADRLYDRWSQAFAFAAYEARLRGAIALWEEALPLIPPDQVPTRTQVLNRLAQAYFELAEGYLTGDKEKEQAYDKGKGYALASLRLDPEFVRVEQDQGFRAALGAARDVAAIFWYGNNLGRWMSYHYWTALTGGTRDVLAAFTRAAELDEAYWGGGPQRALANFFAQTPGFLGGDMERSQACFIRAIEVGPEFIQNYVDYAELYAKARGDQALFCRLLRTALDQAADPAVMGKWPFYNWMAVERARALLAPGRGGSPPCG; this comes from the coding sequence TTGTGCGGCAGCGCTCTCGTGGCGCACGCCGCCCGTGAGCCGATGGCGCTCGTCGCCGAGGCGGATCGTCTCTACGACCGCTGGAGCCAGGCGTTCGCGTTCGCCGCCTACGAGGCCCGGCTGAGGGGGGCAATCGCGCTGTGGGAGGAGGCCCTCCCCCTCATCCCGCCTGACCAGGTGCCGACGCGGACCCAGGTGTTGAACCGGCTCGCCCAGGCCTACTTTGAGCTGGCCGAAGGCTACCTGACCGGGGACAAGGAGAAGGAACAGGCCTACGACAAGGGCAAGGGCTACGCCCTGGCGAGCCTGCGCCTGGACCCGGAGTTCGTGCGGGTGGAGCAAGACCAGGGGTTCCGCGCCGCCCTGGGCGCGGCGCGGGACGTGGCCGCCATCTTCTGGTATGGGAACAACCTCGGGCGCTGGATGAGCTACCACTACTGGACGGCCCTCACCGGTGGAACCCGGGACGTGCTGGCCGCGTTCACCCGGGCGGCGGAGCTGGACGAGGCGTACTGGGGCGGTGGACCGCAGCGGGCCCTCGCCAACTTCTTTGCTCAAACCCCGGGGTTCCTGGGTGGGGACATGGAGCGGTCTCAGGCGTGTTTCATCCGGGCGATCGAGGTGGGGCCGGAGTTCATCCAAAATTACGTGGACTACGCGGAGCTCTACGCCAAGGCCCGCGGGGATCAGGCCTTGTTCTGTCGGCTCTTGCGCACCGCCCTGGACCAGGCCGCCGATCCGGCGGTGATGGGGAAGTGGCCGTTCTACAACTGGATGGCGGTGGAGCGGGCCCGCGCGCTCCTCGCCCCAGGGCGCGGCGGAAGCCCCCCTTGTGGGTAA